The DNA segment tctttcgggtatcgtgTTTCAGCGTCCTCTGTTTCCGCTGCATTTTTTGCTTGGGCTATCCGCAttagccgccgcgctggctcagtgattagggcgctcggctactgatccggagctcctgggttcgaacccgactgcgacggccgcctttcgatggaagcgaaacgcaaaggtgcccgtgtgctgtgcgatatcggtgcacgttatcggtggtcgaaattattccggaccactgcactatggcacctcttttttcctttctgctctcAGTCCTTCtaactcttcccttacggcgtggtgcaggtgttcaccgagatatgcgggacggttactgcgtcattttctttcctaaaaaacaattttcagcccCGACcccggcggatgcgtttttatggaggaaaaacgctaaggcgcccgtatgttgtgcgatgttagtgcacgtttaagatccccaggtggtcgaaattattccggagccctccactaggcacctctttcttcctttcttaattcACCTTTAtgctttcccttacggcgcggttcaggtgtccaatgatatatgacagATACGGCGGTAATTCCTTTCGCCAAGAagcaattactattattattattattgttatattattattattattattattattattattattattattattattattattattattattattattattattattattattattattattattattattattattattattattattattattattattattattattattattattattattattattatatcagcgaaaccgaccgcggcgcctgtgttttcatgggagcaaaacgctaaggcgcccgtgtgctgtgcgatgtcagtgcacgttaaagatccccagttggtccacATTATTCCGGAGACTCTCagtacggcatctctctcttcctttcttctttcactccctcctttatcctttcccttacggcgcggtcacttgtccaacgatatatgacagatactgcgcgatttccattccctaaaaaacctattattattattattattattattgttacttcAGCAAATGTCTATCTTTCCCCGAATTGTGGTCACTATTTATCGCGACTGAGTGTGTTTTGCTTGTAGGTAAGAGTGTGCACTCTATGGGGCTGCCGGGTAAAATCAAGCCGGCTTAACAACTTGGCGTCCCGCTGTGGGGCACGATGAGTGGCAGGGTTTTGTTGTTGGGACtgagggaagaatgaaaagttcAGGGGCCcgtccactggctcaagctgatccacaatcgctgccacttgCAGATAATCGCTGCCACGGGCAGACAGTATGAGAGTTAAAAGAGATAAGAGAGGAAATaatgaaagaaaggacgcgcgtcgcaacgaccgcgtcatctgaagtgacgacgacggtttagcaactgGTAcctccggtgacaaggagccctcgcgaCATGTGCGAGAGCCCCTGCATCGCAGCTCAGCAGGGCCAGGCAGCCACCTCATCGTCCCCTTCAGGTGAAGTGACAGCTTTACTGCTACCCTCCGTAGCTCCTTCGCCGTgtacgcgagtttgaccttgaaccgaggagaaagcgcgtgacagctatgacgtcactcagccgccaccgtcgcgttcattgtgatcattggcgTTGACGGTGTTCTGGACTCCGTCACTTTTGAGGAAAGAAGGGAACTGGGCAAACGTTTCCCACAACCagcatgtgctgacattctccgtgGCAGCAAGCGTTGTCCGCGGTAAGGTGCATTATTTACGCCCGatatataaatgtaaataaatataATGTGGACTAGTtcagctaatctaggatatacaaagcgatagatgtcggcgttcactgtgttcattggcgttgacaatgttctagactgcgatggctttgagcaaaggaataATAATTgatcttgggggaaaggaaatagcgcagtatctgtctcctatattgtttgacacctgaaacgtgccgtaagggaagagaaaaaggagggagtgaaagaagaaaggaagagagaggtgccgtagtggagggctacggaataatttcgaccacctggggatctttaacgtgcactggcatcgcacagcacaccggcgccttagcgttttacctccataaaaacgcagccgccgcggtcggcttcgaactcgggaacttcggatcagtagccgagcgctctaaccactcagtcaccgcggcgggtaactccactgacccacggagccagttgtgcgccttccctttcgtgaaaattaacggcctttgcaaagttgtcaacaccaaAGAACTCTATGAGCGCCAtctgctcacttgttttgtttggtttttgaggaaaggaaatggcacagtaaccgtctcacatatctcggtggacaccggaaccgcgccgtaaaggaatcgataaaggaggaagggaaaaaagaaagagaactgaaaattgaaacttcgattttgaggaaaagcgcggcactgcgctgcggcggaacacctgtggcttggttAGAGGGAAccgctcggtgctactagtggcgcatgcgcagtagtgactagggagcgagagaggaatatccgcggcgaggggcacgatgtgacgtcatgtgcctcctcggagtaccgccacggcgaaatcgcaagttcgcggccagtaaagctttcgctctaaaaaatcGAAGGCCGATTACGGCGCACGGTAATTCGGAATTTAAGCGCAGTTCTTCGCAAGCTGCCTGTTACCGCTTGGCAGGTGTCGTGCTACGTTGCTAGCCACACTCCGGAATCGTCCggtagcagccgccttccggctgtccattcctctcgccgtgtcaggtggcgcttcgctctgctactgcCTGCCAACACGTCAGCTGTCAGGTAGCATGTTACACtgactacgacgcggaacgcaggaacgggcgaGCTGCGCTCTAGAATAAAATAAACTAAAGAAGtcactgcagttgaacacgaagcgaaaagcttcaccacgtttggtaaagcagtcgtcgcataggccggagaagaacattgaatgaccttcagcccaaccacgttagccgtgtatgaccatacgtggtacagttatggcgtcgaacaCTTGGCTCCTGACCTCGACTCATGACCTTTAAGTTGACCTCTGATGTTTGACCTTAGACATTGGGTGACATTtgggttcacctttgaccttCAACACATTCAATGGAggtgtaagaccatgtgatactacGTCTAAGCCACGTGGTTGTGTGGGTATATACTCTAGAACGGCTGTCCATCCAGGCGCTCCCATTGACGAGCCTgagacgcttgctaagcgtctcagGCTCAAGACGCTTAGCAAGGCAAGGAacaagaggtgctcgttatgacatgcatgactcaagccaacagtgaccgaaccaaAAAGCGTAGGGGATGTTTTTTATAAAATAATTTGTGGTCTTCATCAGTGGGGCTTAATAGGGCAATAACTTCTTAAAGAATCTCTTTGCGACGCTAAACACCCATAAAGAGACGAAACTTTAttaagataattgattagaaagcagaagaaaaacaaccatttGCCGCCGGTGCGGTCCGAAACCcatgacctctgaatttcgcgtccggtgctctaccgagctagggcgacggctgtccagtcttctgctttcggtggtgtatatatgcgtgtcgtaacgatcgCTATGATCGAAAACGCAGCAGATATATCAAGCCGACGTCAAatgggcattttcggctcgcagcggtGCCTTCCGTCAGCGGTGGCAACCAAGCCACCGCTTCGCCCCCCGGTCCTTCGCGGGTTTCGTTCGAGCAAGCACTGCAGCAGGGCGTTGCGGCCAGCCCGCCgccgcgcgccgtcagcggcAGCCAGACCCCCGCAGCCGAGCGCAGCGCTCAGCCCAGCGTGGAGCCCAGCGGCTACCGAcccagctacggggccgccgccgccgctggtgccGCCAACGTAGCTGCCAGCAGCCCCTGGCCTGCATCCGCGGCAGCCGCCGTGAGCGGCtgtcagccggcagcagctgccccaCCACCGTCGCCGCCGTGCACGCCGCCCGTTGTGGTGACTGAGCAAACACCCGAAGCTGGCGACCAGACCACGCCCGGCGACGATGTCAAGATCAGGGTGCGTACTGCTTGCCGAAAAGGGCTTCAACTTGAGCCATTTGCTATGTATctcgtttaacctcgttataacaaagtaaAAGTTCGTTCCCGGCTGTTACTTCGTTATATGCAGTGTTGACCGAGTTTCCGAGGGGAATCGTAATTACTTCGTtacatccattatttcgttataactaATGCTGTACAGTTCGTTATGCCAGCGGTCTATATACAGTAGCACCtctttacaacgaagttgaaggtttccggcgattacttcgttatagctgtagcttcgttatatCCGCCCTAGGCCGAACTTCCACGTGCAAacataatttcttcgttatatctgttgtttcgttataaaccgcttcgttacaaagagGTTCAACTGTGAGCTTGAAGGCTAGAGGAAAGctcacctctccaaaacatcGACTTACACGCAAGGTACGAGAACCGAACCCGGGTAtaatacaactgaagaacgaagcggcatgtgcctctcgaaagaggccctccagccaatggcgatgACTGGTTTTCATGACGCCATGGTTTGTCAATCGTCTTGGACCTGTGTGACATCTCAGGGAGTTTCAGATGAAAGGAGATGAACCACCGTTTAAACAGATTGACAGCGGCGTCCGCAGAttcggccgacgccgttggctgcaaggcgtcctttgtagggcatccgtcgcttctttctgGAGCTGCAGCCGACTATGCAGGGCTTAGTTTTTACTACTGAAAAGTGGTGTGGGCAGCAAGAAtcgtggtagtgcatgacgtatagggCGCTCTTGAAGAGAAACAAGATTTACTCCGCTGACAAAGTCAAGATCACGAACAACGTTACGGAACCACTACGACTTGCttccttggtcaacaatgagGAGGACAAGGCGAGTGGGTGaaatttaaaagcgaagtttgtGTTGCAACGACCGTATTTAGATgagtggttcgaacccgaccgctgcggttgcgtttcgatgcaggggaagcgctaaggcgcccatgtgctgtgcaatgtcagtgtaggttgaagatccccaggtggtcgaaattattccggagccctccactactgcacctctttcttcctgtcctctttcactcactcctttttcccttcccttacggcgcgttccaggtgcccaccgatatgtgagaaagatacagcgccatttcctttccccaaaaaccaattttcaaatttcacagattcttctgtgaggttcagggcctcagtcgtcgcctggataaagggtggctcaagCAATAGGTGCGTAGTCAGGTTTAGCCTTTGGGTTCAGTACTTACACACCGGCGGCCGAGTGTTGTCTTGCCACCGTGAGAaattgtttttaaagcgaaagctttactggtcgCAGGTTGAGCTGTTTCGCGTGATACCTGgacagccgtgctgcgcatgaacaaggagcagtgacgacacagaGCGCATTTCTCTCCCTAATCACTACTGCGCATTCGccgctagtagcaccgagccacaggtgtcccgccGCTGCGCACCGCcgagcctttcctcaaaatccaactttcaattttgttctctctttcctctttccctgcctcctttatccctaccttcacggcgcggttcgggtgtccaccgggatgAGAGAcgtttactgtgccatttcttttcctcaaaaaccaaacaaagcaagtgagccgacggcgttcatagaattcattggcgttgacaactttgcaaagaccgttcattttcatgaaaggaaagacgcacaaccggctccgtgggtcagtggagacctcaatctcgctttcgcttttataacctggattagcggggctaatccaacccgccgcggtggctcagtggttagggcgctcggctactgataaataataataataattggtttttggggaaaggaaatggcgcagtatctgtctcatatatctttggacacctgaaccgcgccgtaagggacgggataaaggaaggagtgaaagaagaaaggaagaataggtgccgtagtggagggctccggaataatttcgaccacctggggatctttaacgtgcactgacatcgcacagcacacgggcgccttagcgtttttcctccataaaaacgcagccgccgcggtcgggttcgaacccgggaactccggatcagtagtcgagcgccctaaccactgagccaccgcggcggggcggctactgatccggagttccccgtttcgaacccgatcgcggcggctgcgtttttatggagacaaaaccctaaggcgcccatgtgctgtgcgatgtcagagaacgttaaagatccccagatggtcgaaattattccggagccctccactacggcacctctttcttctttcactccctcctttatcgcttcccttaggcgcggttcaggtgtccaacgatatatgagacagatactccgccatttcctttccctaaaaaccagttataattattattattgagctaatgcaaattaatttttttttggggggggggcagTACCGGTCGCAGTacatggcgcagtacctgtctcacatataggcggacgCCCGTaaagcgccgcaagggaagggacaaaggggggggggggggtgaaagtagaaaggaagaagtgccgtagtggagggctccggaatatttgcgaccacctggggatctttaacgtgctctgacatcgaacagcacacaggcgccttaatgtttcgcgtccatcgaaacgcagccgccgcggtcgggttcgaacctgggaacaccagacagcagccgagcgccctaaccactgagccaccgctatcAGTGTATTGTCTTATTTTATCCATGCGTTATATGGGCTTTTAATCCGAGCGAAATTATGCACTGTCGGGCCCAAATATCCACTCTGGCAAAGTGATGTTTCCTTGGCCTGTAGCTGCAGTTGATTCTTTTAAATTACCCGCCTGCACATTCTCCTTTCACAGAAAGATTCCTGTTATTCATCTTTCGCTGTTAATGGGCGGCTGCGGCGTCTTTCCGACTTcacgaatgccgaaatttccactgtagttccttgtgccgagcttcgCCGCCGGGCGCCGGTTTGTTTAATCACGAATAATTAAATTCTTCAAATTTTGTCGCCCCGATCGGGACGATTTCTGTGGGCGACCTTGgacgtgtgacgtcaccagctgcatgcccctCGACATTTGCTAGGAGTTTGCTCAAGAAGAAGAAAATTATGTCCTTTGTTTTTGATCATTTCACACAACCAGTGGTCTGTCGCTTagtctccagtttagtcagtcaGAGCGACGAGAGGTTCTGCAACAGTATGCATGACGACTAGCTTCTATCTTGACGCCATACTTTGGGAGAAACCCAGTTTTGGTTTCCGCGTTCCTTGTTTTTCCTCTTTTAAAGGGCTTCTACTCAGgttttaataacaataataattggttttgggggaaaggaaatggtgccccgccgcggtggctcagtggttagggcgctcgactactgatccggagttcccgggttcgaacccgaccgcggcggctgcgtttttatggaggaaaaacgctaaggcgcccgtgtgctgtgcgatgtcagtgcacgttaaagatccccaggtggtcgaaattattccggagccctccactacggacctatttgttcctcttttctttcactccctcctttatcccttcccttacggcgcggttcaggtgtccaacgatatatgagacagatactgcgccatttcctttccactaaaaaccaattattattattattattattaaaggaaatggcgcagtatctgtctcatatatggttggacaacTGATTGAAAAACGGTTTTTGAGGCACAGAGAAGGGACTCTTAAgaaatgtgatgggaatgggaacacaataccacgtctaAACACATTCAAAATCGTCCGCAATTACCATATGAGTGGTTCAGAAACTTTGCAAGAAATGCTTCTACAGCTGTGGCGCCATCATGGCCTTGGTTCCCTGAATAAAGAAATTAAGGGAGAGAAATTTTTGTTGAACATCCCGACCACGCAGTGCGGTTCCCTTATTTTGCAATCGTCCCGATCGTCCCTGTCATAGGTGCTCAAGATGGCAcaaggctctgaaacaccttccgaggaaagtacagggtcggtcagaagttcccaggccatagggtgtttttgagctgcataatcaggcagacatgacacccCCAGACTCAAAATATCTATAGAGGgcggaagaggtatcgttctATATACTCTGCGAACCCTGATAGCTTTTTTGGCATCTTAAATGCAACGATATGCCGATGAAAAAAGCAAACCCCGTGGCCCctgaacttttgaccaaccgtgTACATAACCTGGCTCAACCACTACGTTCTCTCGCACAAACACCTGAACCAAATATTTCTACATTGAGCACAGTACCCACAATAccgagcgaaggttggcgagctctttccagcGACTTTTTCACGCCCGCGCAAATCTCCACCTCGCTCTCCTGCGTATTTCTGTTCAGATCTGTCTGTCAGTTAGATTCAGAAGTAAAGCAGCTACTATGGCCGGTGCCAGTAATAAGCGTCGGTTCAGCGGGTCAGAAAGgccccgctccccccccccccccccctacacacacacacgccgggGGAATCCCCGAACGGGACGGCAGCCGGCGGTTGGGCCCAGTGGGTAGGGCTGGTTGAagagcgccgacctgtgagcaaGAAACGAGTGGCGAAAGGAGATGGAAAGGCTCGAAGACGCTCAAATTTAAATTTTACTACAGATAAATTCGCTTGCGCAAAACGTTTATAACGTTCTCACTTTAAGGTATTCATGAAGTGCCGTCCTTTAACGGGCTCGCTACAACACACAGGATGCAGGAGGCTTTTCCCATTAATACtcaccggaaccggtcctgcACTGTAGTGTAGACCGAAGACCATTCGGCCTAACTtatgtgacgctcaacacacgaaacagtgcaTGCCTACTTATTTCTTCATGCCCTGCTCTAATTACCACCAATtacggcgcaggagctcgagcgaaccctgcCCTCTAACTTCCCGCGGCGGCccgcccacggccagctgggccggaccatacaacttcttgccaaccacttcagcattgagataccgactggcagcgtctaccactacgacgtcgacatctcctcGGAGACTGCccaggagaccaaggttcctgagcagaatAAGTACGGATGTCTCAGCACGAAGATCAACAGGATtgtcatcgagctcctagtaaaaagtaccggcaagacctggccaactgcatcccggctttTGATGGCCGCAAGAACCAGTACACGCGCCGCCAGGTCAACGTTCGCGAGCGGACATTCACTGTCGACCTCGAGGAAGACCAAAGATCCCAGAAGATTATAATCAAGATACAGTACGCGGCCACAGTGAACCTGGAGGCCCTGCATGGCCTCTTCgaaaagcgcgtacaaactgtgccccaggaagtcctccaggccataaacatcgtcttgaggcacagcccctcgatcaaccttgcaccggttggacgctcgttcttcagaccgccgggacccaacgagcacaatgacctcggaggaggccgggaggtgtggtttggctactacacgagtgttcgacccgcccaatggaagcccatgcttaacgtcgacatgtcagcaacagcattctacgagtcgcttccactggtcgacttcatgtgcaggttcttaagcgacagccgtcgtgtgttgacgcccgcggacttccggtcattgcgggacaaccagtacgtgcgcctgaatagggagctcaagggactccgtgtcaaagtgacgcaccttcctcacccgcgcaagtacaaagtggtcaatatcacgagggaacctgcgaaggacatctattttgaatcagaaggtagtcatATCTCTgtcgccgactacttccagagccgctacaggcgcttgtcgtacccgaacttcccttgcgtgcagagtggcagcccgacgcatccggtctacactggaggtgtgcgagctggccgaaggccagcactgtcggaagaagctcgacgagagtcagaccgccgagatgatcaagcgcacggccaagccgccagccaagcgcttccacgagattcgtcagtctgtgcgcgacatggtcagcagctcggacaagtacctacgagagttcggcgtcaagatcaacactgaacccactcaggttgtgggcagagtgctcgacccgACGGGGTGGGCAAGTTCCGCAACGTTCCTCCCTGCACgaccgtcgtcgtcgttgttgtttcGTCTAATACGATTTATTCGATTTTAATCTCCTCTTATAGTCGCGAATCTGTAATGTTAATAAATCTGTCAATAAATAATAATGTCATTAAATCTCGtggacgtgtagcgccagctccgtaaataatggcataggcaaacCTAAGGTTACTAACATCTGCGGTTACTTCTAGTGCGCATGTGGCACGGCTAATAAAAGGCCACACACACCACGACCGTCGACTCGGTGGTCgcgcacccgctggacttcggctcacttcggcatccaggtacGCGACCTCTTCTCCGCTCTTGTTGCGACTGTCAGCGGGAACAAATGGTCTGCGGTATTTCATACAtatcgctcgaagttccgttgcccatggttccatatccTATAAGCAtattagaataaatgggcccccttctactgtacaggcaggggcatatttgtttacattctttttttctggctgccccaccataacTTTTGTCCGAgttgaggccctgggctgcagccgccccccccccgccccccccccccttaatccatCGCTGCTCAGGAAGTTTATTGACGCACCAAGCCTACATTTTCGAACTGTTTAAGTACCCTGCGCCCCGGCGCCAGTGGTTATTCCCGACTTCCCGACGCAGGCCTACAGCGCCACTTACCAACGGCGCAGCTCGACTACCGCCTTCAGCGTTCAACACACCGCGTCAAGATGTCGCTCCTTTCTGCTCCcctata comes from the Amblyomma americanum isolate KBUSLIRL-KWMA chromosome 1, ASM5285725v1, whole genome shotgun sequence genome and includes:
- the LOC144114117 gene encoding uncharacterized protein LOC144114117, whose translation is MCESPCIAAQQGQAATSSSPSGAPIDEPETLAKRLRLKTLSKGDGCPVFCFRWCIYACRNDRYDRKRSRYIKPTSNGHFRLAAVPSVSGGNQATASPPGPSRVSFEQALQQGVAASPPPRAVSGSQTPAAERSAQPSVEPSGYRPSYGAAAAAGAANVAASSPWPASAAAAVSGCQPAAAAPPPSPPCTPPVVVTEQTPEAGDQTTPGDDVKIRELERTLPSNFPRRPAHGQLGRTIQLLANHFSIEIPTGSVYHYDVDISSETAQETKVPEQNNKKYRQDLANCIPAFDGRKNQYTRRQVNVRERTFTVDLEEDQRSQKIIIKIQYAATVNLEALHGLFEKRRRIKWDTKSFSVSPETYAPVKW